A genomic region of Lytechinus pictus isolate F3 Inbred chromosome 2, Lp3.0, whole genome shotgun sequence contains the following coding sequences:
- the LOC129253850 gene encoding probable ribonuclease ZC3H12C isoform X2, whose amino-acid sequence MSEMSDSLSSSYVVLDACSTSDPSIICLDESLDVKPRLSSLPIIIPDTSLSEEDDVTIVERSIKQEKDISAISGLGTVDSTDIKPGKELKLPCTPSERECKRRRLNTSLCDVPLASTPLAGSSGAPEQLQETPIPVKYERIRVDLSATKKEQKKLIGHVQKIEENMRLMQEELSKKRKREDKIENDPLDFSIDDETDVLRPVVIDASNVAMNHGNCKVFSCKGISICIQFFMQRGHTKVHALLPQDWKEYKKFPIKDAHLIDELKSRDLLRFTPAGLRGGKRATPYDDRIMLQAACRNGGVIVSNDNYRDLINESAEFKFVIDNRLIKFTFLGNEFLVSKDTYGRNGPELNEILRRPEKISETVPEKLSEKPQEAVPEEAPKTAPKKGPLQSLKNKVLNTFNKMAPRQHPRPEVEKVPDRAPLEPVSYNVLNRMTNNRSNTMAPFQQHRQEVPLHPLPNNAYDREINNNNSCNTRAPIQRLRNVLHNFSVRAPSHQLRPQRAPFTTMVNYNYNRYYRRTPIEEMRYRFYNRY is encoded by the exons ATGTCTGAGATGAGCGATTCCCTGTCTTCATCATATGTCGTGCTAGATGCATGCAGTACTTCCGATCCATCGATAATATGTCTTGATGAATCGTTGGACGTGAAGCCCAGACTATCGTCACTACCCATCATCATTCCTGATACATCTCTGTCTGAGGAGGATGATGTTACAATCGTCGAAAGAAGTATTAAGCAGGAGAAAGATATAAGTGCAATATCCGGGCTGGGTACGGTAGACTCTACCGACATAAAGCCAGGCAAAGAGCTCAAGTTGCCTTGTACACCGTCAGAACGCGAGTGTAAGCGTAGGAGACTCAATACCTCATTATGTG atgTGCCACTCGCTAGCACTCCTCTTGCCGGGTCTTCAGGGGCACCAGAGCAACTCCAAGAAACACCTATCCCTGTAAA GTATGAAAGAATACGGGTTGATCTTAGTGCAACAAAAAAGGAGCAAAAGAAACTCATAGGACATGTGCAG AAGATCGAGGAGAATATGCGTCTCATGCAGGAAGAGCTTAgtaaaaagaggaagagagaggacAAAATTGAAAACGATCCGCTTGATTTCAGTATAGATGATGAAACGGATGTACTCCGACCAGTCGTCATTGATGCCAGTAACGTAGCaatgaa CCATGGCAACTGCAAGGTCTTCTCCTGTAAGGGTATCTCAATCTGCATCCAGTTCTTCATGCAAAGAGGTCACACCAAAGTTCACGCCCTTCTCCCTCAGGACTGGAAGGAGTACAAGAAATTCCCCATCAAGGATGCTCACCTTATAGATGAACTCAAGTCCAGGGATCTCCTCAGGTTTACACCAGCCGGTCTGAGGGGTGGAAAAAGGGCCACGCCCTATGACGACAG GATAATGCTACAAGCAGCCTGCAGGAATGGAGGGGTTATTGTGAGCAACGATAACTACAGAGATCTTATAAACGAGTCTGCAGAATTCAAGTTCGTCATCGACAACAG GTTGATTAAATTTACCTTTCTTGGCAATGAATTTCTGGTTTCGAAAGATACCTATGGCCGCAATGGACCAGAACTAAATGAAATTCTTCGAAG ACCAGAAAAAATCTCAGAGACAGTCCCGGAGAAATTGTCTGAGAAACCCCAAGAGGCCGTCCCAGAAGAAGCTCCAAAGACAGCCCCAAAGAAAGGCCCATTGCAATCTCTGAAAAACAAAGTCCTCAACACCTTCAATAAAATGGCACCAAGACAACATCCGAG ACCAGAGGTTGAGAAAGTCCCAGATAGAGCCCCCCTAGAGCCAGTGTCTTACAATGTACTCAACAGAATGACCAATAACAGGTCTAATACAATGGCACCATTCCAACAACACAG ACAAGAGGTCCCCCTACACCCACTGCCCAACAATGCGTATGACAGAGagatcaacaacaacaacagctgCAATACAAGGGCACCAATACAACGACTCAG GAATGTACTCCACAACTTCTCTGTAAGGGCACCGTCACACCAGCTcag aCCACAGAGGGCGCCGTTCACAACGATGGTCAACTACAACTACAACAGATACTACAGAC
- the LOC129253850 gene encoding NEDD4-binding protein 1-like isoform X1, with the protein MPHQQQSPDVNMSEMSDSLSSSYVVLDACSTSDPSIICLDESLDVKPRLSSLPIIIPDTSLSEEDDVTIVERSIKQEKDISAISGLGTVDSTDIKPGKELKLPCTPSERECKRRRLNTSLCDVPLASTPLAGSSGAPEQLQETPIPVKYERIRVDLSATKKEQKKLIGHVQKIEENMRLMQEELSKKRKREDKIENDPLDFSIDDETDVLRPVVIDASNVAMNHGNCKVFSCKGISICIQFFMQRGHTKVHALLPQDWKEYKKFPIKDAHLIDELKSRDLLRFTPAGLRGGKRATPYDDRIMLQAACRNGGVIVSNDNYRDLINESAEFKFVIDNRLIKFTFLGNEFLVSKDTYGRNGPELNEILRRPEKISETVPEKLSEKPQEAVPEEAPKTAPKKGPLQSLKNKVLNTFNKMAPRQHPRPEVEKVPDRAPLEPVSYNVLNRMTNNRSNTMAPFQQHRQEVPLHPLPNNAYDREINNNNSCNTRAPIQRLRNVLHNFSVRAPSHQLRPQRAPFTTMVNYNYNRYYRRTPIEEMRYRFYNRY; encoded by the exons ATGCCTCATCAGCAGCAAAGTCCTGAT GTCAACATGTCTGAGATGAGCGATTCCCTGTCTTCATCATATGTCGTGCTAGATGCATGCAGTACTTCCGATCCATCGATAATATGTCTTGATGAATCGTTGGACGTGAAGCCCAGACTATCGTCACTACCCATCATCATTCCTGATACATCTCTGTCTGAGGAGGATGATGTTACAATCGTCGAAAGAAGTATTAAGCAGGAGAAAGATATAAGTGCAATATCCGGGCTGGGTACGGTAGACTCTACCGACATAAAGCCAGGCAAAGAGCTCAAGTTGCCTTGTACACCGTCAGAACGCGAGTGTAAGCGTAGGAGACTCAATACCTCATTATGTG atgTGCCACTCGCTAGCACTCCTCTTGCCGGGTCTTCAGGGGCACCAGAGCAACTCCAAGAAACACCTATCCCTGTAAA GTATGAAAGAATACGGGTTGATCTTAGTGCAACAAAAAAGGAGCAAAAGAAACTCATAGGACATGTGCAG AAGATCGAGGAGAATATGCGTCTCATGCAGGAAGAGCTTAgtaaaaagaggaagagagaggacAAAATTGAAAACGATCCGCTTGATTTCAGTATAGATGATGAAACGGATGTACTCCGACCAGTCGTCATTGATGCCAGTAACGTAGCaatgaa CCATGGCAACTGCAAGGTCTTCTCCTGTAAGGGTATCTCAATCTGCATCCAGTTCTTCATGCAAAGAGGTCACACCAAAGTTCACGCCCTTCTCCCTCAGGACTGGAAGGAGTACAAGAAATTCCCCATCAAGGATGCTCACCTTATAGATGAACTCAAGTCCAGGGATCTCCTCAGGTTTACACCAGCCGGTCTGAGGGGTGGAAAAAGGGCCACGCCCTATGACGACAG GATAATGCTACAAGCAGCCTGCAGGAATGGAGGGGTTATTGTGAGCAACGATAACTACAGAGATCTTATAAACGAGTCTGCAGAATTCAAGTTCGTCATCGACAACAG GTTGATTAAATTTACCTTTCTTGGCAATGAATTTCTGGTTTCGAAAGATACCTATGGCCGCAATGGACCAGAACTAAATGAAATTCTTCGAAG ACCAGAAAAAATCTCAGAGACAGTCCCGGAGAAATTGTCTGAGAAACCCCAAGAGGCCGTCCCAGAAGAAGCTCCAAAGACAGCCCCAAAGAAAGGCCCATTGCAATCTCTGAAAAACAAAGTCCTCAACACCTTCAATAAAATGGCACCAAGACAACATCCGAG ACCAGAGGTTGAGAAAGTCCCAGATAGAGCCCCCCTAGAGCCAGTGTCTTACAATGTACTCAACAGAATGACCAATAACAGGTCTAATACAATGGCACCATTCCAACAACACAG ACAAGAGGTCCCCCTACACCCACTGCCCAACAATGCGTATGACAGAGagatcaacaacaacaacagctgCAATACAAGGGCACCAATACAACGACTCAG GAATGTACTCCACAACTTCTCTGTAAGGGCACCGTCACACCAGCTcag aCCACAGAGGGCGCCGTTCACAACGATGGTCAACTACAACTACAACAGATACTACAGAC